The Halichoerus grypus chromosome 14, mHalGry1.hap1.1, whole genome shotgun sequence genome contains a region encoding:
- the RGS3 gene encoding regulator of G-protein signaling 3 isoform X7, whose protein sequence is MKNKLGIFRRRNESPGAQPAGKADKMVKSFKPTSEEALKWGESLEKLLLHKYGLAVFQAFLRTEFSEENLEFWLACEDFKKVKSQSKMAAKAKKIFAEYIAIQACKEVNLDSYTREHTKDNLQSVTRGCFDLAQKRIFGLMEKDSYPRFLRSDLYLDLINQKKMSPPL, encoded by the exons ATGAAGAACAAGCTGGGCATCTTCAGGCGGAGGAACGAGTCCCCCGGGGCCCAACCAGCGGGCAAAGCAGACAAAATGGTGAAGTCATTCAA GCCCACCTCAGAGGAAGCCCTCAAGTGGGGCGAGTCCTTGGAGAAGCTGCTGCTTCACAAAT ATGGCTTAGCAGTGTTCCAGGCCTTCCTTCGCACCGAGTTTAGTGAGGAGAACCTGGAATTCTGGCTGGCATGTGAGGACTTCAAGAAGGTCAAGTCACAGTCCAAGATGGCGGCCAAGGCCAAGAAGATCTTCGCTGAGTACATTGCGATCCAGGCGTGCAAGGAG gTCAACCTGGACTCCTACACACGGGAGCACACCAAGGACAACCTGCAGAGTGTCACCCGTGGCTGCTTCGATCTGGCGCAGAAGCGCATCTTCGGGCTCATGGAAAAGGACTCCTATCCACGCTTCCTCCGCTCTGACCTCTACCTGGACCTCATTAACCAGAAGAAGATGAGTCCCCCGCTTTAG
- the RGS3 gene encoding regulator of G-protein signaling 3 isoform X4 — protein MFEPEADEKREMPLEEGKGLGAEDPPPSKDPSPSQEPPSGQDLSPNKDPSPGQEASPGQESPSSKDSPSCKEPPPGPEPQPSKDSPPCQEPPAAPALPPCQDLPPRQEPPPSQDLPVIQDTPAQELAPCQDLPPGQVPQPAKETASSGDPPAATRDPPVASRPSFVIPEVRLDSAYSQKAGAEGGSLADEEDEEEAEEGEEGEEEEEEDTSDDNYGERREAKRSSMIEAGQAEGGLSLRVQNSLRRRTHSEGSLLQEARGPCFASDTTLHCSDGEGTTPAWAMPSPRTLKKELGRNGGSMHHLSLFFTGHRKMSGADTAGDDDEASRKRKSKNLAKDMKNKLGIFRRRNESPGAQPAGKADKMVKSFKPTSEEALKWGESLEKLLLHKYGLAVFQAFLRTEFSEENLEFWLACEDFKKVKSQSKMAAKAKKIFAEYIAIQACKEVNLDSYTREHTKDNLQSVTRGCFDLAQKRIFGLMEKDSYPRFLRSDLYLDLINQKKMSPPL, from the exons GACCCCTCTCCAAGCCAGGAGCCTCCTTCAGGACAAGACTTGTCACCCAACAAGGACCCCTCTCCTGGCCAGGAAGCTTCTCCTGGCCAAGAGTCACCGTCCAGCAAAGACTCACCTTCCTGCAAGGAACCTCCTccaggcccagagccccagccaaGCAAGGACTCCCCACCATGCCAGGAACCCCCTGCAGCCccggccctccctccctgccaggaCCTTCCTCCTAGGCAAGAGCCCCCTCCCAGCCAAGACCTCCCTGTCATCCAGGACACCCCTGCTCAGGAGCTTGCGCCCTGTCAAGACCTGCCCCCTGGCCAGGTCCCCCAGCCAGCTAAGGAGACTGCAAGCTCTGGGGACCCCCCAGCAGCCACCAGGGACCCGCCTGTGGCCTCCAGGCCAAGCTTTGTGATCCCCGAGGTCCGGCTGGACAGTGCTTACAGCCAGAAGGCCGGGGCAGAGGGGGGCAGCCTGGCCGATGAGGAGGACGAGGAAGAGGCTGAGGAGGgcgaggagggagaggaagaagaggaggaggacacGAGTGATGACAACTATGGAGAGCGCCGGGAAGCCAAGCGCAGCAGCATGATCGAGGCGGGCCAGGCTGAGGGCGGCCTCTCCCTGCGGGTGCAGAACTCCCTGCGGCGGCGGACACACAGCGAGGGCAGCCTGCTGCAGGAAGCCCGCGGGCCCTGCTTTGCCTCCGACACCACCTTGCACTGCTCGGACGGGGAGGGCACCACGCCCGCCTGGGCCATGCCTTCGCCCCGCACCCTCAAGAAGGAACTGGGCCGCAACGGTGGCTCCATGCACCACCTTTCCCTCTTTTTCACGGGACACAGGAAG ATGAGTGGGGCTGACACGGCTGGGGATGATGATGAAGCCTCTcggaagagaaagagcaaaaaccT AGCCAAGGACATGAAGAACAAGCTGGGCATCTTCAGGCGGAGGAACGAGTCCCCCGGGGCCCAACCAGCGGGCAAAGCAGACAAAATGGTGAAGTCATTCAA GCCCACCTCAGAGGAAGCCCTCAAGTGGGGCGAGTCCTTGGAGAAGCTGCTGCTTCACAAAT ATGGCTTAGCAGTGTTCCAGGCCTTCCTTCGCACCGAGTTTAGTGAGGAGAACCTGGAATTCTGGCTGGCATGTGAGGACTTCAAGAAGGTCAAGTCACAGTCCAAGATGGCGGCCAAGGCCAAGAAGATCTTCGCTGAGTACATTGCGATCCAGGCGTGCAAGGAG gTCAACCTGGACTCCTACACACGGGAGCACACCAAGGACAACCTGCAGAGTGTCACCCGTGGCTGCTTCGATCTGGCGCAGAAGCGCATCTTCGGGCTCATGGAAAAGGACTCCTATCCACGCTTCCTCCGCTCTGACCTCTACCTGGACCTCATTAACCAGAAGAAGATGAGTCCCCCGCTTTAG
- the RGS3 gene encoding regulator of G-protein signaling 3 isoform X6: MLRGMYLTRNGNLQRRHTMKEAKDMKNKLGIFRRRNESPGAQPAGKADKMVKSFKPTSEEALKWGESLEKLLLHKYGLAVFQAFLRTEFSEENLEFWLACEDFKKVKSQSKMAAKAKKIFAEYIAIQACKEVNLDSYTREHTKDNLQSVTRGCFDLAQKRIFGLMEKDSYPRFLRSDLYLDLINQKKMSPPL; this comes from the exons ATGCTCCGAGGCATGTACCTCACGCGCAACGGGAACCTACAGAGGCGGCACACGATGAAGGA AGCCAAGGACATGAAGAACAAGCTGGGCATCTTCAGGCGGAGGAACGAGTCCCCCGGGGCCCAACCAGCGGGCAAAGCAGACAAAATGGTGAAGTCATTCAA GCCCACCTCAGAGGAAGCCCTCAAGTGGGGCGAGTCCTTGGAGAAGCTGCTGCTTCACAAAT ATGGCTTAGCAGTGTTCCAGGCCTTCCTTCGCACCGAGTTTAGTGAGGAGAACCTGGAATTCTGGCTGGCATGTGAGGACTTCAAGAAGGTCAAGTCACAGTCCAAGATGGCGGCCAAGGCCAAGAAGATCTTCGCTGAGTACATTGCGATCCAGGCGTGCAAGGAG gTCAACCTGGACTCCTACACACGGGAGCACACCAAGGACAACCTGCAGAGTGTCACCCGTGGCTGCTTCGATCTGGCGCAGAAGCGCATCTTCGGGCTCATGGAAAAGGACTCCTATCCACGCTTCCTCCGCTCTGACCTCTACCTGGACCTCATTAACCAGAAGAAGATGAGTCCCCCGCTTTAG